One region of Oryza glaberrima chromosome 7, OglaRS2, whole genome shotgun sequence genomic DNA includes:
- the LOC127779042 gene encoding putative disease resistance RPP13-like protein 1, with amino-acid sequence MRYKTLKTSINSLNMKMDGILQKGSELGLLSIDQEILNERSEISLEVIPDDYIVGDIENEANKLIDILTDRKSAKTLVAIVGGSGTGKTTLAWKIHDDHRTRNAFGMIVWVSVFNDFDDIGLLSAVVTAAGGNPKEAKNRTQLELMLASMLKEKRFLLVLDDVRGHQIEENSLEAHWHVCGHGSRILITTRDENVATKLNASYIHQVKELSFQNCWSLLCCNACLDENLHGNTLRNIGIMIIQKCKKIPMAVKIIGAVLRRKEQTQESWQRVYEFEGWSFDDLRGDVQGLTGAIYLGYHDLPSHLKQCLLYLSLFPEGSTIRQQFVSQLWISEGLIDRQDDCSAEKIAEEYYEELISRNFLQLETGNRDITRCTMHDQIRSFLQFFVKDKICSGEVKPGTNGTSSEGLRHVWISGTSTTTNLEEIATVTSLKTVILYKNPLRNQGLDKLFKGLKYLHVLDLGGTEIRYIPRTLEFLVHLRLLNLSLTRITELPESINYLRNLQFLGLRYCNWLHTLPKGIGNLHRLQTLDLRGTSLHQVLPSLVHLKQLSTLHGFTVNRTSVPEDDPSGWPLEHLKDLNALRSLQILKMEKVSDFSRVKEAMLEMKSQLKDLEICCSNDDRLAEAREDDSRTLKQIFDSLSPPQCLKSLKIVSYYAKHFPNWLPCLTNLQRLVLSDCKFCEHMPDLSKLNQLKFLTITGCSKLLTVEQESAGVTQAFPKLEQLHLKDMPKLVSWIGFASGDMPSLVKFRLESCPKLKCLPEGLKYSRVLRSVQIRHADSLEVIQDLPVLKELNVQACNELKIVSNLPLLEVLTIRRCPRLDDVSGVHYLSHVCITDKELRKLPDWLSIHAPVLQTFNIVGVSELLDRLLPNGEDWEIIRQIDKVYANLLDESPFFTYTKSSGDFHVDQRIGEINKPPVVLGHGTAAGGLSIPDHSVEISSQIGVSRVPMNRISTLRRVVRSYLVPYLIMVMVAMQFLSYYLHNRSTREIWLVQTLFIFFATVFLLLLVFLD; translated from the coding sequence ATGCGATACAAGACTTTAAAAACCAGTATCAACAGTCTGAATATGAAAATGGATGGCATTTTACAGAAGGGCTCTGAATTAGGTCTTCTATCAATCGATCAGGAGATCCTGAATGAAAGGTCTGAAATCTCTTTGGAAGTGATACCTGATGATTACATTGTGGGTGACATTGAAAATGAAGCAAACAAATTGATTGATATATTGACAGACAGGAAAAGTGCGAAGACACTTGTTGCCATAGTTGGTGGTAGTGGAACAGGCAAAACTACACTGGCATGGAAGATACATGATGATCATCGCACAAGAAATGCTTTTGGTATGATCGTGTGGGTTAGTGTTTTCAATGACTTTGATGATATTGGATTGTTGTCTGCAGTTGTAACTGCTGCTGGCGGAAATCCTAAAGAAGCAAAAAACAGGACGCAGCTTGAGTTAATGCTGGCTTCCATGCTTAAAGAAAAGAGATTCTTGCTGGTGCTCGATGATGTGCGGGGTCATCAAATTGAAGAAAATTCCCTAGAAGCTCATTGGCATGTTTGTGGTCATGGAAGTAGAATTTTGATCACTACTCGAGATGAGAATGTTGCAACAAAACTAAATGCTTCTTACATCCACCAGGTAAAGGAATTGAGTTTTCAGAACTGTTGGTCCCTGCTTTGCTGTAATGCATGCCTTGATGAGAACCTTCATGGAAACACTTTAAGGAATATAGGGATAATGATTATCCAAAAGTGTAAGAAGATTCCAATGGCTGTTAAGATTATCGGTGCTGTTCTAAGAAGAAAGGAGCAAACCCAAGAATCCTGGCAGAGAGTTTATGAGTTTGAAGGATGGTCTTTCGATGACCTTCGGGGTGATGTTCAAGGCTTAACTGGGGCCATATATTTGGGCTACCATGATTTGCCGTCTCATCTGAAACAATGCCTTCTTTATTTGTCACTCTTTCCTGAAGGCTCTACCATCAGGCAGCAGTTTGTTTCTCAACTGTGGATTTCAGAAGGTTTGATTGATCGACAAGATGACTGTAGTGCTGAAAAGATTGCAGAGGAGTATTACGAGGAGTTGATATCAAGAAATTTTCTGCAGCTGGAGACTGGAAATCGCGATATAACTAGGTGCACAATGCATGATCAAATTAGATCCTTTTTGCAGTTCTTTGTTAAAGATAAAATTTGCTCTGGTGAAGTGAAACCTGGTACCAATGGAACTTCTAGTGAAGGACTGAGACATGTGTGGATTAGCGGCACCAGTACAACAACTAACCTCGAAGAAATAGCAACTGTGACCAGCTTGAAGACAGTTATTCTCTACAAGAACCCATTGAGAAATCAAGGGTTAGACAAGCTATTTAAGGGGCTCAAATATTTGCATGTGCTGGACCTTGGTGGTACTGAAATTAGGTACATCCCAAGGACACTGGAATTTCTTGTTCACCTTAGGCTCCTAAATCTTTCATTAACCCGAATTACAGAACTTCCAGAGTCCATTAATTATCTCAGAAATCTACAATTCTTGGGTCTCCGGTACTGCAATTGGCTACACACCCTTCCGAAGGGAATTGGCAACTTGCATAGATTACAAACTCTCGATCTTCGAGGGACTAGTTTGCATCAAGTCCTGCCAAGTTTGGTACATCTGAAGCAGCTCTCTACGCTGCACGGTTTCACAGTAAATCGAACATCCGTACCTGAGGATGATCCGAGTGGGTGGCCTCTTGAACACCTAAAAGATTTGAATGCATTGAGAAGCCTGCAGATACTGAAGATGGAAAAAGTATCAGACTTTTCAAGGGTGAAAGAAGCAATGCTAGAGATGAAATCTCAACTTAAGGACCTTGAAATATGTTGTAGCAATGATGATAGACTGGCTGAAGCACGAGAGGATGATTCTAGGACGCTGAAACAGATATTTGATTCACTTTCTCCTCCACAGTGTCTGAAATCTCTCAAAATAGTGAGCTATTATGCAAAACACTTTCCCAATTGGCTTCCTTGCCTCACAAATCTCCAGCGGCTTGTTCTTAGTGATTGCAAATTCTGTGAGCATATGCCTGACCTGTCCAAGCTAAATCAGCTGAAGTTCCTTACCATAACTGGATGCTCTAAGTTGCTTACAGTGGAGCAAGAGTCCGCAGGTGTTACACAGGCATTTCCCAAGTTGGAGCAGTTGCACCTCAAAGATATGCCAAAGCTAGTATCATGGATAGGATTTGCATCTGGTGATATGCCCTCCCTTGTGAAATTTCGTCTCGAAAGTTGTCCCAAGTTGAAGTGTCTCCCAGAAGGCCTCAAGTACTCCAGAGTCCTAAGAAGTGTGCAAATACGACATGCTGATAGCCTTGAGGTCATTCAGGACTTACCTGTGCTAAAAGAATTGAATGTCCAAGCCTGCAATGAGCTCAAGATAGTCTCAAACCTTCCATTACTCGAAGTGTTAACAATCCGCAGATGCCCTAGATTGGATGATGTCAGTGGTGTTCACTATCTAAGTCATGTCTGCATCACAGATAAAGAACTGAGGAAATTACCAGATTGGTTGTCAATACATGCACCAGTGCTTCAGACATTCAATATAGTTGGCGTATCAGAATTGCTTGATAGATTACTTCCCAATGGTGAAGACTGGGAAATCATTCGTCAAATTGACAAAGTTTATGCTAACTTACTTGATGAATCACCATTCTTCACTTACACAAAGAGCTCTGGTGATTTCCATGTCGATCAAAGAATTGGAGAAATAAACAAACCACCTGTTGTGTTAGGACATGGAACTGCAGCCGGAGGCTTGAGCATTCCTGATCACTCTGTTGAGATAAGCTCTCAAATTGGTGTGTCTAGAGTACCTATGAACCGAATATCCACACTGAGGCGGGTCGTAAGGAGTTACCTTGTTCCATACCTTATCATGGTTATGGTTGCTATGCAATTTCTTTCGTATTATCTACACAACAGGTCAACTAGGGAGATCTGGCTGGTTCAGACCCTTTTCATCTTCTTCGCGACAGTGTTTTTGCTTCTGCTTGTATTTCTGGACTGA
- the LOC127779041 gene encoding putative disease resistance protein RGA3, with translation METILAGYTKDVVRSLGELAANEIAKVLCVKNEINKLKRKFETMSAIIRDAEQTVVQYETTRDWLKQLRGIAYEAENIIDRCRIEQERLQMFQPQECNPSSLFKCCRDVAVDYIIANDIHELNQELESIRSESTLLHLNPVAEDQIRLDLDVAPHLEPDIVGREVENDSDNLIQLLTRDYNTTCPLFAIIGTIGVGKTTLARKVYHKAAAMFDTRLWVHVSKDLQHLTMWSDGMFSKAEIAEQQALLLSYLRDKKFLLVIDDVWGENVWDGRLEIQAQHGAPGSRVLVTTRDERVARRMGAIHLHRVKMLNEDDGWWLLRTRAFLDESAGNMQDMGRRIVQKCNGLPMAIRRIGCHLRDVDPKEDEWGRVYSSDFCGISARIRSTINMSYLELPYYLKRCFLYCALYPEGSVIERQCITRQWIAEGFIVTQTNSTQRHSATVEEEAERCYDELLGRSLLLPENEACDVVGSKMPHLFRSFALLQSQDENFTGNPQDIGDVFKPCRLSVANGGVESIRNGLKKLRNLRTLLLSGSTLNDRALSDIFLKFTHLRVLDLGNTQIDCVTASLGRMAHLRYLSFANTQIREIPGTIENLRMLHFLILRNCFRLNSLPESVGRLKNLRSLDMSGAGLNIVSFKFSQMRELNCLQGFLVSPSGAQHKSGWPFQELSSLSKLTSLQMLRIERELNAEGAKQSALREKRHLKELELCCSIDEQTTQMGRAENIKDVFEELAPAPSVVSIKMANYYGHEFPSWLSFPGLSALQRLTIDGCSHCSQLPSLGQMSNLKYLAIIDSNLSATIGPELRGKPDNGVAFPKLEQLLISEMSNLKSWSGIEEGDMPSLVDFRLERCPKLDSLPRWLEHCTALRSLRIDHADSLKTIENLPSLRELEVHRNKKLKRILNLESLEDLKVVHCLVLKVVHGVPSLRAVHSDDRNSTELPQWLQPQQPFVLKRLDIIGTEELLDKCSSASSTYWSAIQHADHVFAYLPDDTFYFSYTKSNSNFHRSARSLARSLYSSQSFVMPSITPSNDVIVPEENIRRNKRIEIGRSRSQSWVRTELFAVLLFVAAHLFFLSTTHASSH, from the exons ATGGAGACAATTCTAGCTGGTTACACCAAGGATGTTGTCAGGTCACTTGGTGAATTAGCTGCTAACGAGATCGCCAAAGTGCTCTGCGTCAAAAATGAAATCAACAAGCTTAAGAGGAAGTTTGAGACCATGTCGGCTATCATCAGGGATGCTGAGCAGACAGTTGTGCAGTATGAAACCACAAGGGATTGGTTGAAGCAGTTGAGAGGAATAGCTTATGAGGCAGAAAACATAATTGACCGCTGCAGGATTGAACAAGAGAGGCTCCAAATGTTCCAACCACAG GAGTGCAATCCTTCATCACTTTTTAAGTGCTGCAGAGATGTCGCTGTTGACTACATTATAGCAAATGATATACATGAACTAAATCAGGAACTGGAGAGCATTAGATCAGAGAGTACACTGCTCCATCTGAATCCAGTGGCAGAAGATCAAATCAGATTAGATCTTGATGTTGCTCCACATCTTGAGCCTGATATCGTAGGCAGAGAGGTTGAGAATGACTCCGATAATCTCATACAGCTGCTAACCAGAGACTATAATACTACTTGTCCTTTGTTTGCTATCATAGGAACTATTGGAGTAGGCAAGACTACCCTTGCTCGAAAAGTATACCATAAGGCAGCAGCCATGTTTGATACCAGGCTATGGGTACACGTCTCCAAAGATTTGCAGCACTTAACAATGTGGTCTGACGGGATGTTCAGTAAAGCAGAGATTGCAGAACAACAAGCACTGTTGCTATCATATTTACGAGATAAGAAGTTCCTGCTGGTCATTGATGATGTATGGGGAGAGAATGTTTGGGATGGGCGGCTAGAGATACAAGCCCAACATGGCGCTCCTGGCAGTAGAGTCCTTGTGACAACCCGGGATGAGCGTGTTGCCAGGAGGATGGGGGCCATCCATCTTCACCGTGTGAAGATGCTGAATGAGGATGATGGTTGGTGGTTGCTTCGTACAAGGGCCTTTCTTGATGAGAGCGCTGGCAACATGCAGGACATGGGAAGACGAATCGTGCAAAAGTGCAATGGCCTTCCAATGGCAATAAGGAGGATTGGATGCCATCTACGAGATGTGGATCCTAAGGAAGATGAATGGGGAAGAGTCTACTCGAGCGATTTCTGCGGCATTTCTGCAAGGATACGGAGCACTATTAACATGAGCTACCTGGAACTGCCATATTACCTTAAGAGGTGTTTTCTGTACTGCGCGTTGTACCCAGAGGGATCTGTTATCGAGCGGCAGTGCATCACCCGGCAGTGGATCGCAGAGGGATTCATTGTGACCCAGACAAACTCAACACAGAGGCACTCTGCAACAGTTGAAGAAGAAGCTGAAAGATGTTACGATGAATTGTTAGGAAGAAGCCTTCTTCTCCCAGAGAATGAAGCTTGCGATGTGGTGGGATCAAAGATGCCTCATCTTTTCAGATCATTTGCACTCCTTCAGTCACAAGATGAAAACTTTACTGGCAACCCTCAAGATATAGGTGATGTTTTCAAACCATGCCGTTTGTCTGTTGCAAATGGAGGTGTAGAATCCATTAGAAATGGTCTTAAAAAGCTCAGGAACTTGAGGACACTTCTCCTATCTGGGAGTACGCTAAATGACAGGGCCTTGAGTGATATTTTCCTAAAGTTCACACACTTAAGAGTTCTAGACCTTGGAAATACACAGATCGACTGTGTTACTGCGAGTTTGGGACGGATGGCACACCTTAGATATCTTAGTTTTGCCAACACTCAAATTAGAGAAATTCCTGGTACTATTGAGAATCTGAGGATGTTGCACTTCTTAATCCTCAGGAACTGCTTTCGTCTTAATTCTCTCCCAGAATCTGTTGGCCGGCTAAAAAACTTGAGAAGCCTTGACATGTCAGGTGCTGGACTAAATATTGTTTCATTTAAATTCTCCCAGATGAGAGAACTCAACTGCCTACAAGGTTTCCTTGTAAGCCCAAGTGGTGCGCAACATAAAAGTGGCTGGCCTTTTCAGGAGCTGAGTTCCTTATCTAAGCTGACAAGCCTCCAGATGTTACGGATAGAGAGGGAATTAAATGCGGAAGGTGCAAAACAATCGGCATTGCGGGAAAAGCGTCACCTCAAAGAGCTTGAGTTATGCTGCAGCATTGATGAGCAAACAACACAGATGGGTAGAGCCGAGAatattaaagatgtttttgaaGAACTGGCACCAGCACCTTCTGTTGTGTCTATCAAGATGGCAAATTATTATGGACATGAATTTCCATCTTGGCTATCCTTTCCGGGTCTATCAGCGTTGCAGAGGCTAACCATTGATGGTTGTTCACATTGCTCGCAGCTGCCATCTCTGGGCCAGATGAGTAATCTAAAATACCTTGCAATAATCGATTCTAATTTGTCAGCTACCATTGGCCCTGAACTTCGCGGAAAACCAGATAATGGAGTGGCATTTCCCAAGCTGGAACAGTTGCTCATCAGCGAGATGAGCAACTTGAAGTCATGGTCAGGTATCGAAGAAGGAGATATGCCTTCACTAGTGGATTTCAGGCTTGAAAGATGCCCCAAGCTGGATTCACTTCCTCGCTGGCTTGAGCATTGTACTGCACTGAGAAGCTTGCGCATAGATCATGCTGACAGCCTCAAAACAATTGAGAATCTGCCTTCACTTAGAGAACTTGAAGTTCACAGGAACAAAAAACTGAAGAGGATCTTAAATCTCGAAAGTCTTGAAGATTTGAAAGTTGTGCATTGCTTGGTTTTGAAAGTGGTACATGGTGTCCCTTCATTACGCGCTGTGCATTCAGATGACAGAAATTCAACTGAGTTGCCACAATGGTTGCAGCCACAACAGCCATTCGTTCTCAAGAGATTGGATATAATTGGGACTGAAGAGCTACTAGATAAATGCTCCTCTGCCAGTAGCACATATTGGTCCGCCATTCAACATGCCGATCATGTCTTTGCCTATCTGCCAGATGATACTTTCTACTTCTCTTACACCAAAAGTAACAGCAACTTCCATAGAAGCGCAAGGTCCCTTGCACGATCTTTATACAGTTCACAGAGCTTCGTTATGCCTTCTATTACGCCAAGCAATGATGTTATTGTACCAGAAGAAAATATAAGGAGAAACAAGCGAATAGAAATAGGCCGATCCAGGAGTCAGTCATGGGTGAGGACTGAACTTTTCGCAGTTCTTCTGTTTGTTGCTGCCCACTTGTTTTTCTTGTCAACCACACATGCTTCTTCACATTGA
- the LOC127780611 gene encoding rop guanine nucleotide exchange factor 3-like, with amino-acid sequence MSGGSGFPGFHKHGYDRDYARPLFRVSSFSDNGGGEEQEHYTPSPPRGRSMSRTTSTAPRLSPSVSKLSMKKLQQVVNEKSLEDEEMELMKEKYTKLLLGEDMSGSGKGVCTAVAISNAITNLYATVFGTCHRLQPLPPEKKAMWNREMDCLLSICEYIVEFSPKVQAMPDGSTHDVMATSPRSDILMNLPALEKLETMLLEILDSFEKTDFWYIDQRKQSFSDSMKFQRSEDKWWLPEPCVPESGLSDRMHRELQQKRDQASQIHKMAMEINSGILSEMQVPLSYIETLPKSGKVGVGDAIYRYMSAGDQFSPDHLLNFLNLSSEHEALEIADRVEAAMYVWRRKASMTHVVSKWENVTELNADGDKNLILASRARSLLLCLKQRFPGLSQTTLDTSKIQYNKDIGQAILESYSRVLESLAYNIVSWIDDVLIADGNARKGHNIRMQKQEFSKLSPQQY; translated from the exons ATGAGTGGAGGTTCAGGCTTCCCTGGCTTCCACAAACACGGCTACGATCGCGACTACGCGCGACCGCTGTTCCGTGTGTCGTCGTTCTCCGAcaatggcggtggcgaggagcaggagcactatacgccatcgccgccacgaGGGAGAAGCATGAGCCGCACGACGTCCACAGCACCACGCCTCTCGCCATCGGTGAGCAAGCTCAGCATGAAGAAGCTGCAGCAAGTTGTGAACGAGAAGTCCCTGGAGGATGAAG AGATGGAGCTGATGAAGGAGAAGTACACCAAGCTGCTTCTTGGAGAGGACATGTCTGGGAGTGGGAAGGGTGTCTGCACGGCTGTGGCCATCTCCAATGCCATCACCAATCTATATG CAACTGTGTTTGGAACCTGCCACAGGTTGCAGCCACTGCCTCCTGAGAAGAAGGCGATGTGGAACAGGGAGATGGACTGCCTCCTCTCCATCTGCGAATACATTGTTGAATTCTCACCAAAAGTCCAGGCCATGCCAGATGGAAGCACTCATGAT GTGATGGCAACCTCACCAAGATCAGACATACTAATGAACCTTCCAGCACTTGAAAAACTGGAAACTATGCTCCTG GAAATATTGGATAGCTTTGAGAAGACAGATTTCTGGTACATAGATCAGAGAAAGCAGTCCTTCAGTGACAGCATGAAGTTTCAGCGCAGCGAGGACAAGTGGTGGCTCCCTGAACCATGTGTCCCAGAGTCAGGCCTGTCTGATCGGATGCACCGCGAGCTGCAACAAAAGAGGGACCAAGCAAGCCAAATCCACAAGATGGCCATGGAGATCAACAGCGGCATCCTCTCTGAAATGCAGGTTCCACTGTCATACATAGAAACACTGCCAAAG AGTGGGAAGGTTGGCGTGGGTGATGCCATATACCGGTACATGTCTGCAGGGGATCAGTTCTCACCAGACCACCTCCTCAACTTCCTCAACTTGAGCTCAGAACATGAGGCACTTGAGATTGCAGACCGTGTTGAGGCTGCGATGTACGTATGGCGGAGAAAAGCAAGCATGACCCATGTGGTGTCAAAATGGGAAAATGTTACTGAGCTGAATGCTGATGGGGACAAGAATCTGATCCTTGCAAGTAGGGCTAGGAGTTTGTTGTTGTGCTTGAAGCAGAGGTTTCCAGGCTTGTCACAGACTACCCTGGACACAAGCAAGATTCAGTACAACAAG gacattggGCAGGCAATACTTGAAAGCTACTCGAGGGTGCTGGAAAGTTTAGCCTACAATATTGTCTCATGGATAGATGATGTTCTCATTGCAGATGGGAATGCCAGGAAAGGGCATAACATCAGAATGCAGAAGCAGGAGTTCAGcaagctttctcctcaacagtACTGA
- the LOC127780846 gene encoding uncharacterized protein LOC127780846: MSIACCLPVVECVYCLACARWACQHCFHTGGYDSETWGLASPNEFEPVPRLCRLILAVYEDDLEHPQWAPLGGYGIEPRWVVHRKTYEHTGGHAPTYLLYVDHHHSDVVLAVRGMNMAKESDYAVLLDNSLGQRRFDGGYVHNGLLKAAEWLFDAECDVLRDLLERNPGYTLTFAGHSLGSGVVAMLALVAVHNRDRLGGVERKRVRCFAMAPARCMSLNLAVRYADVINSVILQDDFLPRTDTPLEDVFKSLVCLPCLLCGRCLIDTCIPESAMLRDPRRLYAPGRLYHIVERKPFRCGRYTPVVRTAVPVDGRFEHIVLSCNMISDHAIIWIEREAQRGLDLMLENERTMKPPETQRMDDEIAIERDHDEEQKAALRRAVALGVADVNVPSAYGTFSENLTPEADEASPVLPDSGRRRTVWDEWIARIFEKDESGKMIPRT, translated from the exons ATGTCAATCGCATGCTGCTTGCCGGTTGTCGAGTGCGTCTACTGCCTGGCGTGCGCACGGTGGGCGTGCCAGCACTGCTTCCACACCGGAGGCTATGACAGCGAGACCTGGGGCCTTGCCTCGCCGAATGAGTTTGAGCCGGTGCCGCGGCTATGCCGATTGATTCTCGCGGTGTATGAGGATGACCTTGAGCACCCGCAGTGGGCGCCTCTAGGGGGATATGGCATTGAGCCACGGTGGGTGGTGCACCGGAAGACATATGAGCACACTGGTGGACATGCCCCGACATACTTGTTGTATGTTGATCACCACCATTCGGATGTCGTGCTCGCTGTCCGTGGGATGAACATGGCGAAGGAGAGCGACTACGCCGTGCTGTTGGACAATTCGCTTGGCCAGAGGAGGTTCGACGGCGGCTATGTGCACAATGGGTTGCTCAAGGCTGCTGAGTGGTTGTTTGATGCTGAGTGTGATGTGCTAAGGGACCTTCTGGAGAGGAATCCTGGTTACACGCTCACTTTCGCAGGCCATTCTCTTGGTTCTGGTGTCGTGGCGATGCTTGCGCTGGTAGCTGTGCACAATAGAGACCGGCTGGGTGGTGTTGAGAGGAAGAGGGTACGGTGCTTTGCCATGGCACCTGCCAGGTGCATGTCACTCAATTTGGCAGTCCGTTATGCAGATGTCATTAACTCAGTTATTCTCCAG GATGATTTTCTGCCTCGCACAGACACTCCTTTGGAGGATGTATTCAAGTCACTTGTCTG CTTGCCATGCCTTTTATGTGGAAGGTGCCTTATAGACACGTGTATACCTGAAAGTGCGATGTTGAGAGATCCAAGACGTCTCTATGCACCAGGCCGCCTTTATCACATTGTTGAAAGGAAACCATTCAG ATGTGGAAGATATACCCCTGTTGTAAGAACAGCTGTTCCGGTGGATGGCAGATTTGAGCACATTGTGCTATCTTGCAACATGATTTCTGATCATGCTATTATCTGGATCGAAAGAGAAGCTCAAAGGGGACTAGAT TTGATGCTGGAGAACGAGAGAACCATGAAGCCACCTGAGACGCAAAGAATGGACGATGAAATCGCCATCGAGAGGGATCATGATGAGGAGCAGAAGGCGGCATTGAGGCGTGCCGTTGCTCTAGGGGTCGCAGATGTTAATGTGCCATCAGCATATGGTACATTCAGTGAAAATCTGACTCCTGAGGCTGATGAGGCCTCTCCGGTATTGCCCGACAGTGGACGGCGAAGGACGGTCTGGGATGAGTGGATTGCAAGGATATTTGAGAAGGATGAATCTGGCAAAATGATTCCACGAACATGA